The following DNA comes from Deltaproteobacteria bacterium.
CAGCTGGCGGCTGGCTCTAACCTCCACCGGAACCTGATAGGTTGAGCCGCCCACTCGCCGCGATTTCACTTCAATCCGTGGTTTCACATTGTCCAGTGCCTTGTGAAATACTTCCAGCGGGTCTTTCTTGCTCCGTTGAGCTATCACCTCGAAGGCGTCATAGAGTATGCGCTCGGCCACACTTTTCTTGCCCTCGCGCATGATATTGTTGATGAACTTTGCCACCAACTTGCTGCCGTATTTCGGGTCCGGCAATATTTCCCGCTTCGGTACCTCTCTTCTTCTCGGCATAGGCTGTCTCCCTGTTCAGGAATGGCTTCCGGCCCTTGTCTGGCACCTGTTCTCTTCGTGCCTGAGACACGGCATGGGCCACGGCAAGCAGACCGTGGCCCATGCAAAGGTAGCCTTCCTCCCCCGAGCTATTTGGGTTTCTTTGCCCCGTACTTGGACCGGCCCTGACGTCGGTCCTGTACTCCTGTGGCATCGAGGGTCCCGCGAATTATATGATAGCGCACACCCGGCAGGTCTTTGACGCGCCCTCCCCTTATCAAAACAACAGAGTGCTCCTGCAGATTGTGACCGACACCCGGAATGTAGGAGGTCACTTCGATGCCGTTCGTCAGTCGCACTCGAGCAATCTTCCGCAGCGCTGAATTCGGCTTTTTGGGTGTGGTGGTATAGACCCGAACGCACACGCCGCGCTTCTGGGGGCATCCCTGCAAAGCAGGTGTGCTCGATTTCTGCTTGACCCTTTTTCGTCCTTTTCGGACCAGCTGATTAATGGTTGGCATCCTTGTATCCGCCTCACGCAAAACGGCCCGTCCACTTGCTGACGACCTTGCAGTTTTTGTCCACTACCAAAATTTAGTAAAGGTACAGGCTAACCTTTCTTTTGTCAAGAAATTTTTCCATAACAATTTCGCCCGGCTCTGCCCCCACCACTCGACCGGCGCCAGCCCGGCCCACATCAGGCAGCCGCCCCCGCCAGATCCACAGGGGCTGGCCGGGGCGCTGCTTCTAATGGCAGGCAGGAGTAGATGTCTTGGCCGGCATCTCCCGGTATTCCTTCATACCGGTTCCTGCGGGTATGAGCCTGCCCATGATAACGTTTTCCTTGAGACCCCGCAGATAATCGATGCGCCCGGCAACAGCAGCTTCGGTGAGCACCTTGGTGGTTTCCTGGAAGGAGGCCGCCGAAATGAAGCTCTCCGTACTCAGCGAGGCCTTGGTAATGCCGAGCAGCAGGGGCTCACCAGAGGCCGGCTTTTTGCCGGCGTCGATCAGCGCCTGGTTGATCTCCTCGAAGCGATACTTCTCCACATGCTCACCCTCGAGGAA
Coding sequences within:
- the rpsG gene encoding 30S ribosomal protein S7, translating into MPRRREVPKREILPDPKYGSKLVAKFINNIMREGKKSVAERILYDAFEVIAQRSKKDPLEVFHKALDNVKPRIEVKSRRVGGSTYQVPVEVRASRQLALATRWIIGNAQGRSEKSMTLKLAGELLDAANNRGAAVKKKEDTHRMAEANKAFAHYRW
- a CDS encoding 30S ribosomal protein S12, with the protein product MPTINQLVRKGRKRVKQKSSTPALQGCPQKRGVCVRVYTTTPKKPNSALRKIARVRLTNGIEVTSYIPGVGHNLQEHSVVLIRGGRVKDLPGVRYHIIRGTLDATGVQDRRQGRSKYGAKKPK